The proteins below come from a single Tigriopus californicus strain San Diego chromosome 3, Tcal_SD_v2.1, whole genome shotgun sequence genomic window:
- the LOC131877335 gene encoding SET domain-containing protein SmydA-8-like — protein sequence MEANIEVVTNDKEGRHLVAIEEFEQGQCLWSEKPILCGPRYSTYPVCLGCYEPVDGTVLCPKCGWPMCSEDCPFLENHTPECKVFQRKNVKVDTSTFKYQEVEPMYDIILPLRVLVLKAQDPTLAKQFFHLESHVTKWKQTKSWNGSHAKIWNYLKDTLSMETSQEEISNIFGILYTNDFLVDTVSGTSNVVAVYRDVSMCSHSCVPNAFKTFGSIQDGFSITLRAKQTIKKAENITISYVETFLPSAIRQEKMEYGKHFTCMCPRCSDPTDLGTFGNSLLCGSNCGGTVSKSKDKNDYKCEKCGRGMTKEIVQKIFNKAFKETEALLKSNSSTVVDLCEMFLSRYKTLLHPNNLLMLKVKYGLITMIGRIPGYQMNCLTLDQIIRKRRLCEDILRVLDVIDPGISSRRGVVLYELHMAQIMAAQLQYANDEIDILSAKEEFEESLRSLQQSIEMLQFEKPESFEGIIYQGAKPTLAPLRQHIQNEFGDL from the exons ATGGAGGCAAATATCGAAGTTGTCACCAACGACAAAGAAGGACG ACATCTAGTTGCCATTGAAGAATTTGAACAAGGACAATGTTTGTGGTCAGAAAAGCCAATTTTATGCGGACCTCGATATTCCACTTACCCAGTGTGTTTAGGATGTTACGAACCAGTGGATGGAACCGTTTTGTGCCCGAAATGTGGATGGCCAATGTGCAGTGAGGATTGTCCATTCTTGGAAAACCACACGCCAGAGTGCAAGGTGTTCCaaaggaaaaatgtcaaagtcGACACCTCAACATTTAAGTACCAGGAGGTGGAACCAATGTACGATATCATTCTTCCTCTGCGAGTCTTGGTTCTGAAAGCCCAAGATCCGACCTTGGCCAAACAGTTCTTCCACTTGGAATCCCATGTGACCAAATGGAAACAAACCAAATCCTGGAATGGCAGTCACGCCAAGATTTGGAACTATCTCAAGGACACATTGTCAATGGAAACGAGTCAAGAAGAGATCTCGAACATATTTGGGATCTTATACACGAATGATTTCTTGGTGGATACCGTGTCAGGCACGTCAAACGTTGTGGCTGTGTATAGGGATGTGAGCATGTGTTCCCATTCGTGTGTGccaaatgctttcaaaacctTTGGATCAATCCAGGATGGGTTTTCAATCACGCTTCGAGCCAAACAAACGATCAAAAAGGCCGAAAACATCACTATATCGTATGTGGAAACGTTTCTGCCCAGTGCAAtaagacaagaaaaaatggaatac GGCAAGCATTTTACTTGTATGTGTCCACGATGCTCCGATCCCACGGATCTGGGCACTTTTGGAAACTCTCTACTTTGTGGTTCCAATTGTGGCGGAACAGTCTCCAAAAGCAAGGACAAAAACGATTACAAGTGCGAAAAATGCGGTCGAGGCATGACCAAAGAAATTGTGCAGAAAATCTTCAATAAGGCATTCAAGGAAACGGAAGCTTTGCTGAAATCAAACTCCTCCACCGTGGTGGATCTGTGTGAAATGTTCCTCTCCCGATACAAGACCCTTTTGCATCCGAATAATTTACTCATGTTGAAAGTAAAATACGGATTGATTACCATGATTGGTAGGATTCCTGGATATCAAATGAATTGTCTCACTTTGGACCAGATCATCCGCAAACGGAGGCTTTGCGAGGATATCTTGAGAGTGCTCGATGTCATTGATCCCGGTATCAGCTCCAGACGAG GTGTGGTGCTGTATGAATTGCACATGGCTCAGATCATGGCTGCTCAATTGCAATATGCCAACGATGAGATTGATATTCTTTCGGCCAAAGAGGAATTTGAGGAATCATTGCGCTCTTTGCAACAATCGATTGAAATGCTTCAATTCGAGAAACCCGAATCATTTGAAGGGATCATTTACCAAGGAGCGAAACCAACTCTTGCACCTTTGAGGCAgcacattcaaaatgaattcgGAGACTTGTGA